CGAGGGGCGGCTCGAGATCGACGTCCCCCAGGTGCGGGGCATGGAGGGACTGTGCCAGCCCACGCTGTGGAGGGCCCTCAAGCGGCGGACGGACGTGCTGGAGCGCCTGGTGGTGGAGATGTACGCCCGGGGCCTCTCTACCCGGGACATCGAGGATGCGCTGGCGGAGCTGGCGGGCAGCGAAGCGCCGCTTTTGAGCCGGTCCACCGTGAGCCGGATCACCGAGGCGCTCCACGAGGAGTTCGAGGCCTTTGCCCAGCGGGACCTGTCAGGCCTCGACGTGGTGTACCTGTTCGCCGACGCCATCTACGAGTCGCTGCGCCGGCAGGCGGGCTGCCGTGAGGGCATCCTGGTCACCTGGGCCATCTTGAGCGACGGCAGCAAGGTGCTGGTGCACCTGAGCCTGGGCAACAAGGAGCGCTACGAGGACTGGCTGGAGCACTTCCGGGATCTGGTGCGCCGGGGGCTGAAGACGCCGCTGACGGTGACGACGGACGGGGCGCCGGGGCTGATCCAGGCGGTGGAAGCCATGTGGCCGGAGGCGGAGCGCATCCGCTGCTGGGTGCACAAGATGCGGAACGTGCTGGACAAGGTGCCGGAGGAGGCGCGGCCCGTGCTCAAGCCCTACCTGGAGGCGATCCGGGACGCACCGGATATCGAGCAGGGCCGGCGGCTGGTGGCCGAGGTGGTGGAGCGGTTCGGGCGGGAGTATCCCTCGGCCATGCGGAGCCTGCAGGAGGACCTGGAAGCGAGCCTGGCGCACCTGCGGCTACCCGCCGCCCACCGCAAGCATGTCCGGACCACCAACCTGGTGGAGCGCAGCTTCGAGGAGGAGCGGCGGCGCGCCAAGGTGATCCCGCGGTTTCGGAGCGAGCGGGAGTGCCTGAAGCTAGTCTTCGCCGTGCTGTGGCGGGCGAGTGAGCGCTGGCGGCGGGTGCAGTTCAGCGAGCACGAACGAAAGCAGCTGGAGCGCTACATCGAGGAGCGGCAACGGCAAAGAGCGGCGCAGAAAGAGGTTTCACCCGCTGCCACCGTGGCATGACCCAGACCGCTTTTACAGACAGTTCGGGACTTGACCCACCCCGATACCCCCTTTCTTCCATAGGCTAGGATCGTGCCGGCCCGATTCCCGCGCCGGCACGATCCCCGTGGATAACGTCCTGCCAGGGCCGTCGCGCCATGCTGGCAATATACGGAACGAGAGACGGGTACCTCTCCGGGTTCTTCACTTCGTGACGGTGCTTGTCGCCCAAGGTTTCCGCCCGCTCCTCACGCCGGGCGCAGAGGCAGCCAAACGCGGAACGTCGCCCCTTGCCCGCATCTGCTTTCCGCATGGACCCGGCCACCGTGCAGCTCGACGATGCGCCTGACGATGGCCAAGCCGAGCCCCGCCCCTCCGCCGGCGCGGGAGCGCGACTTGTCGACCCGGTAGAGGCGCTCCCAGATATGCGGCAAGTCGTCGGGTGGAATGCCTTCCCCCGTGTCCCGCACGGTCACCACCGCCTCCCTCCCCTCGCGGCCGATGCTAACCGTCACCTCTCCTCCGGAAGGGGTGTGCCGGCGCGCATTGTCCAGCAGGTTGATCCACACTTGTTCCAGCCGTTCGCCGTCACCGTCCACCCAAAGATCCTCCGACGCATCCACCCGGAGGTTCACACCCTTTTCCTCAAAGGCCGGCAACAGGCGCGCCACCACCGCTTTGACGGTCTGGCCCACTTCCACCGGCTGGCGACGGAGGGAGAAGGTCGGCTCCTCCAGCCGCACCAGGGTGAACAGGTCCTGAAGGAGGCGGGTCAACCGGCCCGCCTCCTGGTGAATGGTGGCCGCCATCACCCGGCGCTGGGCTTCGTCCCCGTAACCTTTGACGAGGGCCTCGCTGTAACCCTGGATGTACGTCAGCGGAGTCCGCAGTTCGTGCGATACGTCGGCCAGGAACGCCGACTGCTGGGCGCGGTACGTTTGCAGGCTTTCGGCCATCCGGTTGATGGAAGCGGCCAGGCGAGCGATCTCGTCGTTGCCACGAATCGCCACGCGCTGCGTGTAGTCCCCTGCGGCAATGGCGGACGTGACGGCCGTCATCTGCCGCAACGGTCGGGTCAATCGTCTCGACAACACGACCGTCACCGCCGTTGCCAAGACCGCCATGATGCCGAGGGCGATCCAGCTGG
The sequence above is drawn from the Thermaerobacter sp. FW80 genome and encodes:
- a CDS encoding cell wall metabolism sensor histidine kinase WalK; its protein translation is MSRLQLSTKLGLLLFALFSSLCLILLAVLYVVFSRSLVAQAAADLLHRGHGHAEALSDRWGPEALNHVVAMERQTPLIAAVVDRGGTVLASSEPLGPEQTRYLQVDGRALATPEGAVVSGDWREEPYLVVWSPVFRNGEWVATVVLFEPTEPFRRDLEAFKVASWIALGIMAVLATAVTVVLSRRLTRPLRQMTAVTSAIAAGDYTQRVAIRGNDEIARLAASINRMAESLQTYRAQQSAFLADVSHELRTPLTYIQGYSEALVKGYGDEAQRRVMAATIHQEAGRLTRLLQDLFTLVRLEEPTFSLRRQPVEVGQTVKAVVARLLPAFEEKGVNLRVDASEDLWVDGDGERLEQVWINLLDNARRHTPSGGEVTVSIGREGREAVVTVRDTGEGIPPDDLPHIWERLYRVDKSRSRAGGGAGLGLAIVRRIVELHGGRVHAESRCGQGATFRVWLPLRPA
- a CDS encoding IS256 family transposase, with the protein product MSRIPPSQQLAELARQLAAQAREGTEVEDLTHALVRLGARKLIQELLEAEVTELLGRGRYERREPGQEGARNGYKPRTLRCAEGRLEIDVPQVRGMEGLCQPTLWRALKRRTDVLERLVVEMYARGLSTRDIEDALAELAGSEAPLLSRSTVSRITEALHEEFEAFAQRDLSGLDVVYLFADAIYESLRRQAGCREGILVTWAILSDGSKVLVHLSLGNKERYEDWLEHFRDLVRRGLKTPLTVTTDGAPGLIQAVEAMWPEAERIRCWVHKMRNVLDKVPEEARPVLKPYLEAIRDAPDIEQGRRLVAEVVERFGREYPSAMRSLQEDLEASLAHLRLPAAHRKHVRTTNLVERSFEEERRRAKVIPRFRSERECLKLVFAVLWRASERWRRVQFSEHERKQLERYIEERQRQRAAQKEVSPAATVA